The following are from one region of the Methyloversatilis discipulorum genome:
- a CDS encoding DUF4465 domain-containing protein yields MNIRTLALATLVSSGALALSQPAAAANVSTFDDLALAPDSYFFPKTSTTFTSGAATFNHSFNDWGGDCCHTDWVYSNLTDTTTEGYLNQHSAIAGGGAEGSANYAVANIGAPVASFAAPVSVLGAWFTNSTYAALSMLNGDGFAKQFGGASGSDADWFMLTITGLDSFGQSTGSVDFMLADYRFADSADDYIVTDWRWVDLSALGTVSSLQFALASSDNGAFGMNTPAYFAMDNLAVAAVPEPEQAALLLAGLALVGAVARRRMV; encoded by the coding sequence ATGAACATCCGCACGCTTGCACTCGCCACGCTCGTCAGCTCGGGCGCGCTTGCCCTGAGCCAGCCGGCCGCCGCCGCCAACGTATCGACCTTCGACGACCTGGCGCTGGCGCCCGACAGCTACTTCTTCCCGAAGACCAGCACCACCTTCACCAGTGGCGCGGCCACCTTCAACCACAGCTTCAACGACTGGGGTGGCGACTGCTGCCACACCGACTGGGTCTATTCCAACCTGACCGACACCACCACCGAGGGCTACCTGAACCAGCACAGCGCCATCGCCGGTGGTGGTGCCGAAGGCTCGGCCAACTATGCGGTGGCCAATATCGGTGCGCCGGTGGCGAGCTTCGCCGCACCGGTCAGCGTGCTCGGAGCCTGGTTCACCAACAGCACCTACGCCGCGCTGTCGATGCTGAATGGCGACGGTTTCGCCAAGCAGTTCGGTGGCGCCAGCGGCAGCGATGCCGACTGGTTCATGCTCACCATCACCGGCCTGGACAGCTTCGGCCAGAGCACCGGCAGCGTGGACTTCATGCTTGCCGATTACCGCTTCGCCGACAGCGCCGACGACTACATCGTCACCGACTGGCGCTGGGTGGACCTGAGCGCGCTGGGCACGGTGAGCAGCCTGCAGTTCGCGCTCGCGTCGAGCGACAACGGGGCATTCGGCATGAATACGCCGGCCTATTTCGCGATGGACAACCTCGCGGTCGCCGCCGTGCCGGAACCCGAACAGGCGGCGCTGCTGCTTGCCGGTCTGGCGCTGGTCGGCGCCGTCGCCCGCCGCCGGATGGTCTGA